From Hydra vulgaris chromosome 15, alternate assembly HydraT2T_AEP, one genomic window encodes:
- the LOC100215754 gene encoding core-binding factor subunit beta isoform X4 → MTRVVPDQKAKFDTDELFRKLSKESEVSYTGYRDRGHDERVARFQTECREGRCSLAFLSSGTSLLLYLGPQSKEKKNTVPSKEFLDFEKEVGKVHLKSRFIMNGVAVIFKGFIDLKKLDGIGVLEFDEQQAKIEDRILRDTIDQSRMRLQEFEERQQRIKQEPIDTEFRRDNSRSCCSLLFYVFCEQKTFGVFLFIL, encoded by the exons ATGACTCGTGTAGTTCCTGACCAAAAAGCAAAATTTGATACGGACGAACTATTTCGGAAGTTATCAAAAGAATCAGAG GTAAGTTATACGGGTTATCGAGATCGTGGGCATGATGAAAGAGTTGCTCGTTTTCAAACAGAATGTCGTGAGGGAAGATGCAGTTTG GCATTTTTGTCATCTGGAACCAGTTTGCTTTTGTATTTGGGTCCACAatccaaagaaaaaaagaatacagtTCCATCTAAAGAGTTTCTTGACTTCGAAAAAGAAGTAGgaaag gtACACCTTAAAAGTCGTTTTATAATGAATGGTGTTGCTGTCATATTCAAAGGATTTATTGATCTTAAAAAACTAGACGGAATTGGTGTTTTGGAATTTGATGAGCAACAGGCCAAG ATTGAAGATAGAATATTAAGAGACACTATTGACCAATCTCGAATGAGATTACAAGAGTTTGAGGAGCGACAGCAAAGAATCAAACAAGAACCAATAGATACAGAG TTTAGAAGAGATAATAGTAGGAGTTGTTGCAGTTtgttattttatgtgttttgtgaacaaaaaacttttggagtgtttctttttattttgtaa
- the LOC100215754 gene encoding core-binding factor subunit beta isoform X5 encodes MTRVVPDQKAKFDTDELFRKLSKESEVSYTGYRDRGHDERVARFQTECREGRCSLAFLSSGTSLLLYLGPQSKEKKNTVPSKEFLDFEKEVGKVHLKSRFIMNGVAVIFKGFIDLKKLDGIGVLEFDEQQAKIEDRILRDTIDQSRMRLQEFEERQQRIKQEPIDTEILHKKELVYW; translated from the exons ATGACTCGTGTAGTTCCTGACCAAAAAGCAAAATTTGATACGGACGAACTATTTCGGAAGTTATCAAAAGAATCAGAG GTAAGTTATACGGGTTATCGAGATCGTGGGCATGATGAAAGAGTTGCTCGTTTTCAAACAGAATGTCGTGAGGGAAGATGCAGTTTG GCATTTTTGTCATCTGGAACCAGTTTGCTTTTGTATTTGGGTCCACAatccaaagaaaaaaagaatacagtTCCATCTAAAGAGTTTCTTGACTTCGAAAAAGAAGTAGgaaag gtACACCTTAAAAGTCGTTTTATAATGAATGGTGTTGCTGTCATATTCAAAGGATTTATTGATCTTAAAAAACTAGACGGAATTGGTGTTTTGGAATTTGATGAGCAACAGGCCAAG ATTGAAGATAGAATATTAAGAGACACTATTGACCAATCTCGAATGAGATTACAAGAGTTTGAGGAGCGACAGCAAAGAATCAAACAAGAACCAATAGATACAGAG attcttcATAAAAAAGAACTTGTTTATTGGTAA